DNA sequence from the Gemmatimonadales bacterium genome:
GTGCGGGTAGACGCCGGCGTCGGTGCCGAGGGCGATGCGGACGCCGGCGCGGGTCGCGACGCGGATGCCGCGCTGCATCGCCTCCCACGCCCGGCGCCCCTTGGCCGCCGCCCACGGCGGCAGCCGCGTCTCGTTGCCGGGTCCGCCGACGGAGTAGCCGGCCATCAGCGTCGGCACCAGCCAGGTGCCGTGCTCGACCATGATCCGGGCCGCTTCCTCCGTCATGAAGGAGCCGTGCTCGATGGAGTTCACGCCGGCACGCGAGGCAGCGATGATGCCCTCGGTGCCGTGGGCGTGCGCGGCCACGCGGCGCTCGAGGAGGCGCGCCGTCTGCACCACCGCGCGCAGCTCGTCCTCGTCGTACTGCTGCACGCCCACCGCGTCGCCCTGCGAGAGCACGCCGCCGGTGGCGCAGATCTTGATGACGTCGGCGCCGTACTTGACCTGGAGGCGGATGGCCTGCCGGATCTGGTCCGGCCCGTCGGCGATGCCCTCCAGCGCTCCCGGCTCCCGGCCGAAGATCCCGGGCACGTAGCCGTTGTTGTCGCAGTGCCCGCCGGTGATGCCCAGCGAGTGGCCCGCCGCGAGGATCCGCGGCCCCGGCACGCGGCCCGCGTCGATCGCGTTCCGGAGCGCGATGTCGGCGAAGCCGCCGGCACCCACGTTGCGCACGGTGGTGAAGCCGGCCATCAGGGTGCGGCGCGCCGCGGCGACGCCGTAGATGGCGTCGTCGGCAGGAGCGTCGGTGACGAAGTCGTGTACCCAGTCGCCCTCGCCGATCGGGCGGCCCGCGAGGTGGACGTGCGAGTCGATGAACCCGGGCATCACGGTGGCGCCTGAGAGGTCGATGACGCGCGCGCCCTGCGGCACCGCGACGTTGGGCCCGGCTGCTTCGACGCGCTGCCCGCGTATCACGATGACCGCGTTTCGCAGCGGCGCACCGCCGTTGCCGTCGATGAGAGTGCCGGCGCGGATCGCGACTACCTCCGGCGCCGGCGCCGGCGAGGCCTGTTGTGCGAGCGCCGGAACAGCCGCGGTGAAGAGAACGGCGGCCACCGCCGCCGCCCCCTTACTCACCTTTCTCACCTCATCACCTCTCTCACCTTTATCACCTTTCTCACCTCTTGTCAGAACAGTTTCCCTTTAATCTTGCTCATGAGTCCGCCCGCCGCGCCGCCGGTCGCCTTCTCGAGCGCATCGCCGAGCTCCTTCGCGCTCTGGTACCGGTCGCCGGGGTCGGCCTCGATGGCTTTCATGAGGGCCTTCTCGAACTCGGGGCTGAACTGAAGGTCGGCGCGCGCCTTGCGCAACGGCATCGGCTGGCCGCGCAGCCGCGCGATCATCATGTCCTGCGCGCTCTTCCCCTCGAACGGCAGCCGGCCCGTGAACATCTCGAACGCCACGAGGCCCAGCGCATAGATGTCGGACCGCCCGTCGAGGGGCTTGCCGCGGATCTGCTCGGGGCTCATGAACTCCGGCGTGCCGAGGATGATGCCCGTCGCGGTGAGCTTCGCCATGCCCGGCTCGGCGCGACGCTCCTTGGCGAGGCCGAAGTCGGTCACCACCGCCTTGAGCTTCCCGTCGCTATCGGGGCAGACGAAGATGTTCTCGGGTTTGAGGTCGCGGTGCACGATCTGCTGCTGGTGCGCGAAGTCGAGCGCGTCGCACACCTGCTTCATGAGCGGCACACCCACGTCCACCGGGATCGGCCCCTCGCGCACTTCCTTGTCGGAGAGCAGCTCGCCCTTGAGGAGCGGCATCACCAGGTAGATGAGCCCTTCACCGGTCTCACCCAAACGCATGATGCGGCAGATGTTGGGATGATCGAGCCGCATGGCGAGGCCCGCCTCGCGCCGCAGCCGCTCGGCCGCGGTCTTGTCCTGCGCCAGCTTGGGGGTCATGATCTTGACCGCGACCACCTCGCCGGTCGAGATGTCCTTGGCCTCGTAGACGAACGACATCCCGCCCTCACCCAGCTTGCGCACCACCTGGTAGCGCTGGTCGAGCGTCTGGTTGCGCAGGGTCTTGGCGGGGTCGGCCCCGGTGGCCGGCGGCTTCACCGCCTGGCGGATCTGCGTGGAGCCCGCGGAAGAAGGCGCGTGCACCTCGACGATATCCCCGAGCGGCGACCCGTCCTTGGGACAGAACTTGGCGTCGCCGGTGTAGACCGAGCGGCACTTGGGGCAGCGCTTCTGGCTCACATGCGCACCAGGTTGCGGCCGTCGGCCTTGGCGCGGTAGAGCGCCGAGTCGGCTACGGCCAGGAAGGATTCGGGCGACGTGGTTTTCTGGTCCGGGAACGACGCCACGCCGATGGACACCGTGACCCTGAGCGGCTGCCACCCCTCTCCGAACGGATGCTCCTGGATGCGCTGGCGCATGCGCTCGGCGAAGATCATGGCGCCGTGCCCGGCGGTCTCCGGCAGCACGATCACGAACTCCTCGCCGCCGTAGCGCGCCACCGCGTCCACCGACCGCACCTCGCGCCTGAGGAGCTCGCCGAGCTGCCGCAACACCGTATCTCCTACGAGGTGGCCCATGGTGTCGTTGACCCACTTGAAGTGGTCCAGGTCCACCATGAGGATAGTCAGCACGAGGCTGTAGCGGCGCGCGCGGTCCAGCTCCCGCTCCAGCGCGCCGATCAGCGCCCGGCGGTTGAGGCAGCTGGTGAGGGCGTCGGTCGCCGCCAGCTGCTCGAGGCGCTCCCGATCCTCCACGACGTTGGCGAAGTCGTGCGCTTTCTCCAGCGCCGCGACCGCCGCCGTGATCACCGAGTCCGCGAACTCGGCGTTCTCGTCGGTGAGCACCGGCTCGTCCAGCATCGAGCGCAGGTAGAGCACGCCCGTCTGTTCCTCGCGCATCCGGAACGGAAGCGCCACGACCGACCGGGTCACGACCTCCATCCCGTCGCGCGACCAGATGCCGCGCGCCTCCTCGAACAACGGGTCGCTCGCCACGTCGGTCACGATCACCGAGTGCCCCGTCTCGAGCGCCTTGAGGATCTCGGGGTAGCGCGACAGCTCGACGCGAAGGTTCCGCAACATGGGGTTCTCGAACGCCGCGACCACCGTGCCGTACTGGTCGCCGGGCTTTGCCAGGACGATCGAGCACTTGGAGATCCCCAGCGCGCGCGCCACCCGGCGCAAGAGGATGTGGTAGATCTCGTCCGGCTTGAGCGAGTCGGTGACCTCGTGGAGGATGTCCACGATCGACGCGCTCTGCTTGAGATCCGCCTTGACCGCGGTGATCTCCGCATTGGCCGTCCGGAGCTCGCGCCCGCGCTTGAGGTGCGCCTCCACGCGGGCCAGCAACTCCTTCATCCGGAACGGCTTCGCCACGAAGTCCGACGCGCCTATCTCGAACGACTTCACCGTCCCGTCCTCCGGCGGCATCGACGAGATCATCAGCACCGGTAGGTCGCGCCACCTGGGCTCGGCGCGGATCCGCTCGAGCAGCTGGAGGCCGTCCACCTTGGGCATCATGATGTCGAGCAGCAGCAGGTCCGGCAGCTCGTCCGCCATGCGCTCGAGCAGGTTCTCGCCGCCCGGCACCGCGGCCACCTGGTAGCCGTGCTCCTTGAGTATCCAGGTGAGCGTTTTGACCAGCGCGAGGTCGTCGTCCGCGACGAGCACCTTCGCGCCGGCCACCGAGCTCGGGACCGCGGTCACCGCGACGGGGCCTCCAGCAAGGCCCGCAGTCCCTCCCACTCGACGTTGCCCCCCGAGAGCACCGCGACGACCGGGCCCTTCACCGCGCCCTTGGGCCGGGAGAGGAGCCAGGCGAGCGTCGCGGCGCCGGACGGCTCCACCACCAGCTTGAGCCGGTCTAGGGCGAACCGCACCGCCTCGCGCATCGCGCCGTCCGCGACCGTATCCGCGCGGTCCACGAAGCGCGACAGGTGCGCCCAGTTGAGCTCGCCCACCGAGAGCGTGATCAGTCCGTCGGCGATGCTGTCGGTACGCTCCAGGGTCACCCGCGTCCCGGCCGCCTTCGACTTCGCGAGTTTCGGGGCACCCTCGGGCTCCACGGTCACGACCGTCGTGCCGGGAGAGAGCGCCTTCACCGCCGCCGCCACCCCCGCCGAGAGACCACCGCCACCCACCGGAACGACGACCGTCGCGGCGTCGGGGCAGTCTTCCATGATCTCGAGGCCGACCGTCCCCTGCCCCGCGATGATCGCCGGATGGTCGAACGGCGGCACCACCGCCAGGCGATCGCGCGCCGCTATCTCCATCGCGCGCTCGTACCGGTCCATCGACGTGCGGCCCGCGAGGACGACCTCGCCGCCCAGCCGCTCGACTCCCGAACGCTTGGCCGCCGTCACCGTCTCGGGCATCACGATGACCGCGCGCAGCCCGAACCGGCGCGCGGCGTAGGCGACCGCCTGGCCGTGGTTCCCTGAGGAGTAGGTGATGACGCCCGTCGCGCCTTCGCCGGCCAACTGGTTTACCAGCGTGTACGCCCCCCGAAGCTTGAACGCCCCCACGCGCTGCAGGCTTTCCGGCTTCACGAACACGGCCACCCCAAGCCGCTCCGACAGGTCGTCTACGGGCAGCAGCGGCGTGCGCACCGCGACGCCGACGAGGCCGACGGCGGCCGCTCGAATGGCGTCGAGGGAAACGAGCTCGGGTGGGGCGGAAACAATCACGCGAGCACCAGCTCCTGAAGAATCGCCAAACTACGCCGCGAAACAGAGCACGGCAAGGTCACGACGCCGGCACCGGCACCAGCGGCTCCGCGCCGCGCGTGAGCTCCGCCCTGAACTGGCTGGCGGCGGGTGCGAGCCGCGCATCCGGATGCACGACCACCGCAAGATAGCGGGTGAGGTCGAGACCGGCGACGCGACGCACGCGGGCCTGCCGCGGTTCTGTCACCGCCAGTTCGGACACCACCGACGGACCCAGCCCCGCCATCACCGCCTGGAGGATCGCCTCGGTGCTGCCCAGCTCGAAGAGCACGTTCAGCGAGTGTCCGTGCGCCGCGAGCGCCCG
Encoded proteins:
- a CDS encoding amidohydrolase family protein, producing MRKVSKGAAAVAAVLFTAAVPALAQQASPAPAPEVVAIRAGTLIDGNGGAPLRNAVIVIRGQRVEAAGPNVAVPQGARVIDLSGATVMPGFIDSHVHLAGRPIGEGDWVHDFVTDAPADDAIYGVAAARRTLMAGFTTVRNVGAGGFADIALRNAIDAGRVPGPRILAAGHSLGITGGHCDNNGYVPGIFGREPGALEGIADGPDQIRQAIRLQVKYGADVIKICATGGVLSQGDAVGVQQYDEDELRAVVQTARLLERRVAAHAHGTEGIIAASRAGVNSIEHGSFMTEEAARIMVEHGTWLVPTLMAGYSVGGPGNETRLPPWAAAKGRRAWEAMQRGIRVATRAGVRIALGTDAGVYPHGQNGREFELLVQMGGMTPMQAIQAGTMNAATLLGMEHDVGSIEAGKFADIVAVAGDPLADITTLQRPVFVMKGGEVFVSRSP
- a CDS encoding serine/threonine-protein kinase, giving the protein MSQKRCPKCRSVYTGDAKFCPKDGSPLGDIVEVHAPSSAGSTQIRQAVKPPATGADPAKTLRNQTLDQRYQVVRKLGEGGMSFVYEAKDISTGEVVAVKIMTPKLAQDKTAAERLRREAGLAMRLDHPNICRIMRLGETGEGLIYLVMPLLKGELLSDKEVREGPIPVDVGVPLMKQVCDALDFAHQQQIVHRDLKPENIFVCPDSDGKLKAVVTDFGLAKERRAEPGMAKLTATGIILGTPEFMSPEQIRGKPLDGRSDIYALGLVAFEMFTGRLPFEGKSAQDMMIARLRGQPMPLRKARADLQFSPEFEKALMKAIEADPGDRYQSAKELGDALEKATGGAAGGLMSKIKGKLF
- a CDS encoding diguanylate cyclase yields the protein MTAVPSSVAGAKVLVADDDLALVKTLTWILKEHGYQVAAVPGGENLLERMADELPDLLLLDIMMPKVDGLQLLERIRAEPRWRDLPVLMISSMPPEDGTVKSFEIGASDFVAKPFRMKELLARVEAHLKRGRELRTANAEITAVKADLKQSASIVDILHEVTDSLKPDEIYHILLRRVARALGISKCSIVLAKPGDQYGTVVAAFENPMLRNLRVELSRYPEILKALETGHSVIVTDVASDPLFEEARGIWSRDGMEVVTRSVVALPFRMREEQTGVLYLRSMLDEPVLTDENAEFADSVITAAVAALEKAHDFANVVEDRERLEQLAATDALTSCLNRRALIGALERELDRARRYSLVLTILMVDLDHFKWVNDTMGHLVGDTVLRQLGELLRREVRSVDAVARYGGEEFVIVLPETAGHGAMIFAERMRQRIQEHPFGEGWQPLRVTVSIGVASFPDQKTTSPESFLAVADSALYRAKADGRNLVRM
- a CDS encoding threonine/serine dehydratase, which encodes MIVSAPPELVSLDAIRAAAVGLVGVAVRTPLLPVDDLSERLGVAVFVKPESLQRVGAFKLRGAYTLVNQLAGEGATGVITYSSGNHGQAVAYAARRFGLRAVIVMPETVTAAKRSGVERLGGEVVLAGRTSMDRYERAMEIAARDRLAVVPPFDHPAIIAGQGTVGLEIMEDCPDAATVVVPVGGGGLSAGVAAAVKALSPGTTVVTVEPEGAPKLAKSKAAGTRVTLERTDSIADGLITLSVGELNWAHLSRFVDRADTVADGAMREAVRFALDRLKLVVEPSGAATLAWLLSRPKGAVKGPVVAVLSGGNVEWEGLRALLEAPSR